DNA sequence from the Halobacterium sp. DL1 genome:
CGTCGGGTTCGTCGATCTGTTCGCCGACGCGTGCCGCGCCGTAGACGCCGCCGACGGGGCCGCTCTCGACCATCTCGACCGGTCTGCGGCGTGCCTGCCCGAAGCTCGCCGTCCCGGCGTTGGACTTCATCGCGTAGGTGTTGCCCGCGAACGACTGGTCGGCGAGTCGCTGTTCGAGCGTGCTCAGGTAGTCGTCGGCGATGGGGCGGACGTAGGAGTTCAGCACCGCGGTGTTGGTGCGCTCGTACTCGCGGTACTCCTTGGTGAGTTCGTGGGAGAGCGTGACGTAGGCGTCCGGGTGGACCTCGGCGATGAGCTCCCGGGTTCGGCGCTCGTGGTCGGGGTGCTGGTAGCTGTGGAGGTAGCTCACCGCGATGGTGTCGAAGCCCTCCTCGCGCAGGCCGCGGGCGGCCTCGCGGACCGCGTCCTCGTCGAGCGGGGTGAGGACGTCGCCGGTCTGGTCGACCCGCTCGGGTATCTCCCGACGGTGGCGACGGGGGACGAACGGCTCGGGCTTCTGGTACTGGTAGTTGAACATGTCCGGGCGGTTCGCCCGGGTGATGTCGAGGACGTCTCGGAACCCCTCGGTGGTGAGCAGCGCGGTGTCCTCGCCGTCCCGCTCCGTGATGGCGTTGATGACGACGGTGGTGCCGTGGACGAACTGGTCGAGCGCACCGGGGTCGAGGTCGCTCTTCGCGAGGCTGTCGACGACGCCGTCCGCGAAGTTCGCGGGCGTCGTGGACGCCTTCTCGAGGGTGAGCGCCCCGTCCTCGACGGCGACGAGGTCGGTGAACGTCCCCCCGATGTCGACGGCGACCCGGGTGGTATTCTCTGCCATGATAGATACCAAAACGCCACTCCTAATAAACTTATTGTGCATTAAAGGCCCTGACACCGAACGAAAAGCAAAGATAGTGGAACGTTTCGTCAAATAATCTGCGGGTCGCGGAGGAGGTCGGCGGGGCGGGGACGGGGGTGGCCGGCGTGGCAGCGGGGATGACAGATACTGGGTGCTGCCACGCCATCCGGGTCGGTGCTCAGTCCCTGCGGCCGCGCCGCTCGGCGAAGGAGACGCCGTCGGGCAGCGCTGCGGTCACCTCCTCGCGCTTCTCGCCCGGGTCGTGGAGACACCGCGTCAGGTGGCCGGGTTCCACTTCGACCAGTTCGGGCTCCACGGCGTCACAGGCCTCGAACCGCCGGTGACAGCGCGGGTTGAACGGACAGCCGCTCGGGGGGTTCTGCGGGTCCGGCGTCTCTCCCTGGACCTCCACGGCCGTCGGCTTCAGATCCTGCTCGTGGCTCTCGACGACCGGAATCGCGGAGAGCAACTGCTCCGTGTACGGGTTCAGGGGGTTCTCGAACAGCACCTCGCTGTCGGCGACCTCCATGAAGTTGCCGAGGTACATCACGCCGATGCGGTCGGCGACGTTCTTCACGAGGCTGAGGTCGTGGCTGATGAGCAGGTAGGTCAGCCCGAGTTCGTCCTGGAGGTCGTCGAGCAGCGAGATGACCTTCGCCTGCACGCTCACGTCGAGGGCGCTCGTCGGTTCGTCGAGCACGACGAACTTCGGTTCGACGGCGAGCGCCCGCGCGATGGCGACCCGCTGCTTCTGTCCCCCGGAGAGCGCGCTCGGGTAGCGGTGCCGGAACTCCACGGGGAGGTCGACCTTCCGGAGCAGTTCGGCGACCCGGTCGCGGCGCTCGGCCTTCGTGCCGACCCCGTGGACGTCCAGGGGCTCCTTCACGATGTTCCCGATGCGCCGCCGGGGGTTCAGCGACGACGATGGGTCCTGGTAGACGACCTGGACGTCGCGGCGGAGTCGCCGCAGCTCCTTCCCCTGCAGGTCGGTCACGTCCCGCCCGTCGAACGCTATCGTCCCGCTCGTCGCGCCGTACAGCCGCGCGACGGTCTTCCCGAGAGTGGTCTTTCCGCAGCCGGACTCGCCGACCACCGCGAACGTCTCGCCCGGGAAGACGTCGAAGCTGACGCCGTCGACGGCCTTCACGTGGGACTTCGAGCGCCTGATGACACCCTCGCTGACCGGGTAGTACTTCCGCAGGTCGCGGACCGAGACGAGCGGCTCCGCGGCCGGTTCGTCGGCGCGGTGGACGGCCCCGTCGGCCGTCGCGTTCGCTGCGTCGCTGTCCAACTCGGTCCCGTCGGGCGTGTCGGCGCTCATTGGTTCCCTCCTGTCCCGGCTTCCGCCGGCACCGTGTCCTCCTCGTCGTCGCTGTACGTCGCCTCGTCGGCGGCGATGGCCGCGGCGTCCTCGAACTCCATGCCGTCCTCGTAGAGGTGGCACGCGACCGTCCGGTCGTCGCCGATCTGGTAGTCCTCGACCGGTTCGACGTCGCAGGTTCCCTCCATCGCCGCGGGGCACCGCGGGTGGAACCGGCAGCCCGAGGGCGGGTCTGTGTAGTCCGGAATCTGGCCGTCGATGCCGGTGCCGTCGAAGCCCGTGAGCTTCGGGATGCTGTCGAGCAGGCCGCGCGTGTACGGGTGGAGCGGCGCGTCGAATATCTCCTCCGTGCGCCCAACCTCCACGATTTCGCCGGCGTACATGATGCAGATGCGGTCCGCTATCTCCCGGGCGACCCCGAGGTTGTGCGTGATGTACAGCATCGAGAGGTTCCGCTCCTCGACGCGCTCTCTGAGCAGGTCTAGGATCTGGTTCTGGACGGTGACGTCGAGGGCCGTCGTCGGCTCGTCCGCGATGAGGAACTCGGGGTCGTTGATGAGCGCCATCGCGACGATGACGCGCTGGCGCATCCCGCCCGAGAGTTCGACGGGGTAGCGGTCGAGGGTCCCCTCGGGGTCCGGAATCCGCATCCGTTCGAGCAGTTCGGCGCTGCGCTCCCGGATCTCCTCGCGGTTGTCGCGGCGACCGAGCAGGTTCTTCAGGACCTCCCACCAGGACGCGCTCTTCCCGCCGCTGTACGTGGCCACGTCGGCCATCATCGACCCGACGGGGTAGACCGGGGAGAGGTAGGTCATCGGGTCCTGGAATATCATGCTCATCTCATCGCCTTTCACGCGTTCGTGCGCGTCGGCGTCGGTGAGCAGGTCGGTGCCCCTGTAGCGTATCTGGCCGGCCGTGATGTCGCCGGGCGGCCGCGGGAGCGTCCCCATGATGGAGCGCGCGGTCACCGACTTCCCGCAGCCGGTCTCGCCGACGAGCGCGACCGTCTCGCCCTCGCCGACGGTGAGGTCGACGCCGTCCAGGACGTGGTGGCGACCCTCGTACGTGTCGAAGGACACCGTGAGGTCGTCGACCTCGAGGATGTTCCCCGACATCACTGTACCTCCACGTCGAAAATGTCACGCAGCCCGTCGCCGAGGAAGTTGAACCCGAGCACGATGAGGAAGATGGCGAGCCCCGGGAACGTGGAGTACCACCACTGGCCGGGCATGTAGTCCCGCCCCTGGCTGACCATCGTCCCCCACTCTGGCGTCGGCGGCTGTGCCCCCAGTCCGAGGAACCCGAGCGCGGACGCCACGAGGATGGCGTACCCCATGTCGAGGCTCATCTTCACCGTGATGGGTGCGAGCACGTTCGGGAGGATGTCCCGGAAGATGGTGCGCGTCGACGTCGCGCCGACGCCGCGGCTGGCCTCGACGTACGTCTCCTTCTTCACCGAGAGCACCTCGCCGTACGTGAGGCGGGCGTACCACGGCCACCAGACGGCGGCGATGGCGAGCATCGAGTTCGTCAGGCTGGCCTCCAGTGCGACGCTCACCGAGAGCGCGAGCACCAGCGGCGGGACGGAGAGGAACACGTCGGTGACGCGCATCAGCGTCATGCCGACCCCGCCGCCGAGGTAGCCGGCGACCAGCCCCACCGGGACGCCGATTGAGACGGCGGCCGCGAGCACGACCACCCCGATCTTCAGCGACAGGCGCGTGCCGAACAGGACCCGGCTGAAGATGTCGCGTCCGGCCTGGTCGGTGCCGAAGAGGTGTTCAGTGCTCGGCGGCTCGAACTTCTGGTCGAAGTGGACCGCCGGCTCGCCCCCGTAGCCGGCGTCGTGGGGGAACGGCGCGATCCACGGCGCGAACACGGCGATGAAGACGAAACTCAGGATGAGCCCGAGTCCGAGGACGGACATCGGGTTCTGGCGGAAGCGGTACACGATCCGGTCGAGGTCGCCCAGGCGGCGCGCGAGCGTGCTCTCGGCAGCGTCGCCGGCCGTCGATTCGGTGTCACTCATTCGGAATCACCTTCGTGCCACACGCGCGGGTCGAAGAAGCCGTAGAGGACGTCCACGGCGAAGTTCACGATCAGGAACGCCGCCCCGACGACGAGCGTCACGCCGACCATCGCGTTGATGTCCTTCTGGAGGATGGCCTCGACGCCGTAGGACGCCATCCCGGGCCAGGAGAACACGATCTCGACGACGAACGCCGAGCCCAGCAGGAAGCCGTAGTCCAGCCCGATGATGGTGAGCGTCGACGCGAAGGACTTCCGGAGCACGTACTTGTAGGCGATGAGCCGGTTCGGGATGCCGTGGGTGCGCAACCCCTCGACGTAGTCCTTCTCGTACTCCTCGATGAAACTCGACCGCGTCATCCGCGCGATGTCCGCTATCGGCGCGAGCGAGAGCGTGATTGCAGGCAAGATCAGGTGCTGGCCGGCGCTCACGAACGCGGGGAGGTTGGCTGCGAGCAGGCTGTCCACGAGCAGCAGCCCCGTCGTCTCGACGGGCATCGGACTGACGTCGCCGATGCGGCCCGTGGCCGGCAGCAGCCCGAGCTGGAACGCGATGAGCAGCTGCAGCAGGATGCCTGCCCAGAACGGCGGCAGCGAGACGTTGAAGAAGGAGAACAGCCGGCTCCCGTTGTCCGGCCACTTGTCCTTGTGCTGGCCCGCGACGACGCCCAGCGGCACGCCGACGAAGATGGCGATGAGCATGGCGAGCGTCGTCAGCTCGAACGTCGCGGGGAAGTACTCCAGGAGGTCCGTCGCGACGTTCCGCTCGGAGATGAGCGACTGCCCGAGGTCGCCCTGGACGAGCCCCGCCATGTAGTCGATGTACTGGACCCAGATCGGGTCGTTCAGCCCCATCTGCTCGCGGAGCCGCTGGACGGCCTCGTCGGTCGCGCGGGGACCCAGGGCGAGCCTGGCGGGCCGCCCTGGAATCACGCGAGCGAGGGTGAAGATGAGCACCGAGAGCCCGACGAACATCGGAATCGTCGAGAGCCCGCGTTTGATCAGGTAGTCTCTGTAGCCCATACGGCGGTTTAGCCCTGGTAGTAGCGGTGGAAGGTCTGACGGTAGCCCGTGATGCCGTTGTCCTTGAACCCCTTCACGCTGGTCGCGAGCGCGTTGCGGGTGGCCTGGTTCATCACGAACAGCGCGGGGGCGTCCTCGGCGATGAGCCGCTGGGCCTCCTCGTAGATGGGGATGCGGTCCTCCTGGCTGACCGTGCGGCGGCCCTCCGTGAGGAGCTGGTCGACCTCGTCGTTCTGGTACCACGCGGCGCTCGTCCACGACCCGTGGGAGTCACTGTGCCACGCGGGGTAGAGGAACGTATCCGGGTCCGCGTAGCTGAACGAGAGGTAGATGGCGAGCATGTCCGGCGTGGACTCCTTGCTCGAGGCCATCTCGGTGATCTTCGACCACGGCGCCTTGTTGACGGAGACCGACGCGCCGAGCTCCTGGAGGTTCGACTGGAGCAACAGCCCCATGTTCTGCTCGACGGTGAGCCCGGAGACGTACGTGTAGTTGAGGTCCAGGTCGCTCGCCGAGTAGTCGGACTGGTCGAGTTCCGCCTGCGCCGCTTCGAGGTCCTTCCCGTACGTCGGCAGGTCCTCGGTGTGGCTCCACATCGCCGACGGGAGCGGGCCCTGGAGGTGGTCGGAGTCGCCCGACATCACGTCGTTGAGCGCGGCCTCGTAGTCGAAGGCGTAGGAGATGGCGCGCCGGACGTGGACGTCGTTCAGCGGCTCCCGCTGGGTGTGCATGTAGACGTAGAACGGGTTGAACGTCGCCTTCGCGTGCACCCTGACCCCGTCGGAATCCGCGAGGTCGTTGTACGTCTGGAGTGGGAGCCACTGGTCGGACATCTGGGCGCCCTCCCGCATGCGGCCGGCCGCGGTCGCCGCCTCCTGGACCATCTCCGTCGTGACGACCTCGTAGCCGTTCTGGTCGTGGGGGAACGTCCCCCACCAGTCGTCGTGGCTCTCGATGACGATCTCGCGCTTGCGGTCGCGGTTCGTGAGTTCGTAGGGGCCGCTGCCGGCGTCGTTCTCTTCGAGCCACGCGGTGCCGTAGTCGCCGTTGTCGCCGTACTGCCCGTCGCTCTTCGCGTGTTCCTCGATCTGTTTCTGGTTGACGATGTAGAGGAACGGCAGCGTGTAGAGGAACGGCGCGAACACGTCGTCCGTGGTCATCCTCACGGTGGTCTCGTCGACGGCCTCGACGTTCTCCGGGGAGAGGACGCCCGACCACATCCACGAGAAGCCGTTGCCCATGTCCATCATGCGCTGGACAGAGTACTTCACGTCCGACGCGGTGACCTGGTCGCCGTTGTGGAACGTCGCGTCGCCGTTGAGGTTGAACGTGTACGTCCGACCGTCCTCGGAGACGGAGTAGCTCTCGGCGAGCCAGCTCTGGAGCTCCGGCGGCGTCGTGTCCGAGTAGTACAGCAGCGGGTCGTAGACGTTGTGGAGCAGGATGGTCTCCAGGTTGTCCGACCCCTTCATCGGGTCGAGCGAGCTCGGGGTGACCGTGGTGACGTAGTTGAACTCCGTCCCGTCCTGGTTGCCCGAGGTGGTCCCGTCGCCACCGGCTGTCGTTTCGGTCGTATTGTTACCTGATTCGTTCGTCGTCGCGTCTGTTTCCTGATTGCCGGTACAACCCGCGAATATCGCGCCGACGCTGGCTGCACTCCCGTATTTCAGGAACGACCGGCGGCTGAATCCGTCATTGTTACTGCGACCCATGATACCCACCTCCAACCCCGTCAGACTTAGTTCTACTGCATAGATGTACCTATTCGAACTCTAAAATTTACTTTACGTTCTACCAGCTTTCGTTTTGGACACGATTCGGGTGGACAGACACACGAATTAGAGCTTCTCGGGGAAAGCAATTTATACAATTGAACGAAACGAGTAGTCGTGACACGAGATACCAACACACAGCGCGTCGCGGTCGACATCGGTGGCACGTTCGTCGACGCCATCACGTTCGACCGCGAGACCGGCGCTGTCGAACTCGAGAAAGCCGCAAC
Encoded proteins:
- a CDS encoding peptide ABC transporter, which gives rise to MGYRDYLIKRGLSTIPMFVGLSVLIFTLARVIPGRPARLALGPRATDEAVQRLREQMGLNDPIWVQYIDYMAGLVQGDLGQSLISERNVATDLLEYFPATFELTTLAMLIAIFVGVPLGVVAGQHKDKWPDNGSRLFSFFNVSLPPFWAGILLQLLIAFQLGLLPATGRIGDVSPMPVETTGLLLVDSLLAANLPAFVSAGQHLILPAITLSLAPIADIARMTRSSFIEEYEKDYVEGLRTHGIPNRLIAYKYVLRKSFASTLTIIGLDYGFLLGSAFVVEIVFSWPGMASYGVEAILQKDINAMVGVTLVVGAAFLIVNFAVDVLYGFFDPRVWHEGDSE
- a CDS encoding peptide ABC transporter ATP-binding protein; this translates as MDSDAANATADGAVHRADEPAAEPLVSVRDLRKYYPVSEGVIRRSKSHVKAVDGVSFDVFPGETFAVVGESGCGKTTLGKTVARLYGATSGTIAFDGRDVTDLQGKELRRLRRDVQVVYQDPSSSLNPRRRIGNIVKEPLDVHGVGTKAERRDRVAELLRKVDLPVEFRHRYPSALSGGQKQRVAIARALAVEPKFVVLDEPTSALDVSVQAKVISLLDDLQDELGLTYLLISHDLSLVKNVADRIGVMYLGNFMEVADSEVLFENPLNPYTEQLLSAIPVVESHEQDLKPTAVEVQGETPDPQNPPSGCPFNPRCHRRFEACDAVEPELVEVEPGHLTRCLHDPGEKREEVTAALPDGVSFAERRGRRD
- a CDS encoding peptide ABC transporter substrate-binding protein, with translation MGRSNNDGFSRRSFLKYGSAASVGAIFAGCTGNQETDATTNESGNNTTETTAGGDGTTSGNQDGTEFNYVTTVTPSSLDPMKGSDNLETILLHNVYDPLLYYSDTTPPELQSWLAESYSVSEDGRTYTFNLNGDATFHNGDQVTASDVKYSVQRMMDMGNGFSWMWSGVLSPENVEAVDETTVRMTTDDVFAPFLYTLPFLYIVNQKQIEEHAKSDGQYGDNGDYGTAWLEENDAGSGPYELTNRDRKREIVIESHDDWWGTFPHDQNGYEVVTTEMVQEAATAAGRMREGAQMSDQWLPLQTYNDLADSDGVRVHAKATFNPFYVYMHTQREPLNDVHVRRAISYAFDYEAALNDVMSGDSDHLQGPLPSAMWSHTEDLPTYGKDLEAAQAELDQSDYSASDLDLNYTYVSGLTVEQNMGLLLQSNLQELGASVSVNKAPWSKITEMASSKESTPDMLAIYLSFSYADPDTFLYPAWHSDSHGSWTSAAWYQNDEVDQLLTEGRRTVSQEDRIPIYEEAQRLIAEDAPALFVMNQATRNALATSVKGFKDNGITGYRQTFHRYYQG
- a CDS encoding peptide ABC transporter ATP-binding protein, whose protein sequence is MSGNILEVDDLTVSFDTYEGRHHVLDGVDLTVGEGETVALVGETGCGKSVTARSIMGTLPRPPGDITAGQIRYRGTDLLTDADAHERVKGDEMSMIFQDPMTYLSPVYPVGSMMADVATYSGGKSASWWEVLKNLLGRRDNREEIRERSAELLERMRIPDPEGTLDRYPVELSGGMRQRVIVAMALINDPEFLIADEPTTALDVTVQNQILDLLRERVEERNLSMLYITHNLGVAREIADRICIMYAGEIVEVGRTEEIFDAPLHPYTRGLLDSIPKLTGFDGTGIDGQIPDYTDPPSGCRFHPRCPAAMEGTCDVEPVEDYQIGDDRTVACHLYEDGMEFEDAAAIAADEATYSDDEEDTVPAEAGTGGNQ
- a CDS encoding cytochrome C550; amino-acid sequence: MSDTESTAGDAAESTLARRLGDLDRIVYRFRQNPMSVLGLGLILSFVFIAVFAPWIAPFPHDAGYGGEPAVHFDQKFEPPSTEHLFGTDQAGRDIFSRVLFGTRLSLKIGVVVLAAAVSIGVPVGLVAGYLGGGVGMTLMRVTDVFLSVPPLVLALSVSVALEASLTNSMLAIAAVWWPWYARLTYGEVLSVKKETYVEASRGVGATSTRTIFRDILPNVLAPITVKMSLDMGYAILVASALGFLGLGAQPPTPEWGTMVSQGRDYMPGQWWYSTFPGLAIFLIVLGFNFLGDGLRDIFDVEVQ